The following proteins come from a genomic window of Methylorubrum populi:
- the ruvC gene encoding crossover junction endodeoxyribonuclease RuvC, with protein sequence MTTDVRILGIDPGLRRTGWGLIAARGTKLSYLACGVVTSDGDLPLALRLRELHEGLSRIVTTHTPDEVSVEETFVNKDAQATLKLGHARAVALLVPALAGLPVSEYAANLVKKTVAGNGHAEKVQIQAMVKFLLPKAEFKLADAADALAIAITHASHRGAIALDRRHAVASGGGPGAARIAAALARLDR encoded by the coding sequence ATGACCACGGACGTCCGCATTCTCGGCATCGATCCCGGCCTGCGCCGCACCGGCTGGGGATTGATCGCGGCACGAGGCACCAAGCTGTCCTACCTCGCCTGCGGCGTCGTCACCTCGGACGGCGACCTGCCCCTGGCGCTGCGCCTGCGCGAGCTGCACGAGGGCCTCTCCCGCATCGTCACGACCCACACGCCCGACGAGGTCTCGGTCGAGGAGACCTTCGTCAATAAGGACGCGCAGGCGACGCTCAAGCTCGGCCATGCCAGGGCCGTGGCCCTGCTGGTGCCGGCCCTCGCCGGATTGCCGGTGTCGGAATACGCGGCCAACCTCGTGAAGAAGACGGTGGCCGGAAACGGCCACGCGGAGAAGGTTCAGATCCAGGCGATGGTGAAGTTTCTGCTGCCGAAGGCGGAGTTCAAGCTCGCCGACGCCGCCGACGCGCTCGCCATCGCCATCACCCATGCGAGCCACCGCGGCGCCATCGCCCTCGACCGCCGCCATGCGGTCGCCTCCGGCGGGGGGCCGGGTGCGGCCCGCATCGCCGCGGCGCTGGCGCGGCTCGACCGCTGA
- a CDS encoding YceI family protein, which produces MKRTLALAALLLAGFALAAPGAAPAQEAASALTKDPKQVKAGRYRLDPAHGKITWSISHLGFSTYYGQFTEVSGDLVLDPAAPGKSTLSIKIGTGSANGLNDKLNAHLKQPDFLDVEKFPEATFVSQSVEPTGPTTARVNGTLTLRGVSKPVSFDATFNQAGVNPVDKIYSVGFDGWTVIKRSEFGVNAFLPLLGDEVALRLEGEFKLQ; this is translated from the coding sequence ATGAAGCGCACGCTCGCCCTCGCCGCCCTCCTGCTGGCGGGCTTCGCCCTGGCCGCGCCCGGCGCTGCCCCGGCCCAGGAGGCCGCCTCGGCCCTGACCAAGGATCCGAAACAGGTGAAGGCCGGGCGTTATCGCCTCGATCCCGCCCACGGCAAGATCACGTGGTCGATCAGCCATCTCGGCTTCTCGACCTATTACGGTCAGTTCACCGAGGTATCGGGCGACCTCGTCCTCGATCCTGCCGCGCCGGGCAAGAGCACCCTCTCGATCAAGATCGGCACCGGCAGCGCCAATGGTCTGAACGACAAGCTCAACGCCCATCTCAAGCAGCCCGACTTTCTCGATGTGGAGAAGTTCCCCGAGGCGACCTTCGTGAGCCAATCGGTCGAGCCGACGGGCCCGACCACGGCACGGGTCAACGGCACGCTGACCCTGCGCGGCGTGTCGAAGCCGGTCTCGTTCGACGCCACCTTCAACCAAGCGGGCGTCAACCCCGTCGACAAGATCTACTCCGTGGGCTTCGATGGCTGGACGGTGATCAAGCGCTCGGAATTCGGCGTGAATGCCTTCCTGCCGCTGCTCGGCGACGAGGTGGCGCTCCGTCTGGAGGGCGAGTTCAAACTCCAATAG
- the ruvA gene encoding Holliday junction branch migration protein RuvA, which yields MIGKLKGIVDSYGEDFVILDVNGVGYVVHCSARTLQRLPKPGEATDLAIETHVREDMIRLYGFRSDAEREWFRLLQTVQGVGTRVALGVLSVLEPANLATAIATGDKGAIARAPGVGPRLAARLVAELKDKAPAFAPVDPALVALTGAVEDRTAPQPVADAISALVNLGYPQVQASAAIAAALKGLGDGAETVEAKTLIRLGLRELAR from the coding sequence ATGATCGGCAAGCTCAAGGGGATCGTCGATTCCTACGGCGAGGATTTCGTGATCCTCGACGTGAACGGCGTCGGCTACGTCGTCCACTGCTCCGCCCGCACCCTGCAGCGCCTGCCCAAGCCCGGCGAGGCGACGGATCTCGCCATCGAGACGCATGTGCGCGAGGACATGATTCGACTCTACGGCTTCCGCTCGGACGCCGAGCGGGAGTGGTTCCGCTTGCTCCAGACGGTGCAGGGCGTCGGCACCCGCGTGGCGCTCGGCGTATTGTCGGTGCTGGAGCCGGCCAACCTCGCCACCGCCATCGCCACAGGCGACAAGGGCGCCATCGCCCGCGCGCCCGGTGTCGGCCCGCGCCTGGCCGCCCGCCTCGTCGCCGAACTGAAGGACAAGGCGCCCGCCTTCGCTCCGGTCGATCCGGCGCTCGTCGCCCTGACCGGCGCGGTCGAGGACAGAACCGCGCCGCAGCCGGTCGCAGACGCGATCTCGGCCCTGGTCAATCTCGGTTATCCCCAGGTGCAGGCCTCGGCCGCCATCGCCGCCGCCCTGAAGGGCCTGGGCGACGGGGCCGAGACCGTGGAGGCCAAGACGCTGATCCGGCTCGGGCTGCGGGAACTCGCGCGATAG
- a CDS encoding DUF3572 domain-containing protein: MKRKLDHSDGASERLAIDVLGWLAADEDRLFRFVAASGLEPGTLRESLHDPGFLGAVLDHVMSDEPSLLACAEALGVKPERIASAWQRLQPPPFDEGG, translated from the coding sequence ATGAAACGCAAACTTGATCATAGTGATGGCGCGAGCGAACGTCTCGCGATCGATGTGCTCGGATGGCTCGCCGCCGACGAGGATCGGCTCTTCCGATTCGTCGCCGCGAGCGGCCTCGAGCCCGGAACGCTGCGCGAGAGCCTGCACGATCCCGGCTTCCTCGGCGCCGTTCTCGACCATGTGATGAGCGACGAACCGTCGCTGCTCGCCTGCGCCGAGGCGCTCGGCGTGAAGCCGGAACGGATCGCCTCGGCTTGGCAGCGCCTGCAGCCGCCGCCCTTCGACGAGGGCGGCTGA
- a CDS encoding response regulator yields MKKTVLIVEDNELNMKLFDDLLEAHGYATLKTANGIEAIELARAHHPDLILMDIQLPEVSGLEVTKWLKDDDDLRNIPVIAITAFAMKGDEERIREGGCEAYLSKPISVAKFLATVRRYIGDDGTP; encoded by the coding sequence ATGAAGAAAACCGTTCTCATCGTTGAAGACAACGAGCTGAACATGAAGCTCTTCGACGATCTGCTGGAAGCGCACGGCTACGCGACCCTCAAGACCGCCAACGGTATCGAGGCGATTGAGCTGGCGCGTGCGCACCACCCAGACTTGATTCTGATGGACATCCAGCTTCCCGAAGTCTCGGGCCTGGAAGTGACAAAATGGCTCAAGGACGACGACGACCTTCGTAACATTCCTGTGATCGCTATCACCGCTTTTGCAATGAAAGGCGACGAGGAACGCATTCGTGAAGGGGGTTGCGAGGCTTATTTGTCCAAGCCGATCTCGGTTGCCAAGTTTTTGGCAACGGTCCGCCGGTACATTGGCGATGACGGCACTCCCTGA
- a CDS encoding PleD family two-component system response regulator codes for MSARVLIVDDLYPNVRLLETKLSLEYFDVVVAMNGPDALAICEKGACDVVLLDVMMPGMDGFEVCRRLKSNPATAHLPVVIVTALDQPADRLRGLDAGADDFLTKPIDDTALMTRVRSLVRLKAVTDELRSRALATREIGGPDPLILAAADTGEGARILLVEDRPSAIDRIGMALSQHHQVTVECDPHRALVQAPEGGFDLALVSLDLEGFDGLRLCSQIRSLERTRNMALIMIGEMHERARITRGLDFGVNDYLLRPVDRNELIARVRTQVRRLRFSETLRGALQASMELAITDDLTGLHNRRYLDRHLGPVFGEAALQQKGLACLLLDIDRFKSINDTYGHEAGDEVLRAFADRIRQYVRPMDILARYGGEEIVMVVPGAELPDARAIAERIRERIEATPFAIEGGTRDIGVTVSVGVSVRRPTDSSPADLLKRADTALYRAKSSGRNRVEAAAA; via the coding sequence ATGTCCGCTCGCGTCCTGATCGTGGATGATCTCTACCCCAACGTACGGCTGCTCGAGACAAAACTGTCGCTCGAGTATTTCGACGTGGTCGTGGCGATGAACGGGCCGGACGCGCTCGCCATCTGCGAGAAGGGCGCCTGCGACGTCGTGCTGCTCGACGTGATGATGCCGGGCATGGACGGGTTCGAGGTCTGCCGGCGGCTCAAGTCCAACCCCGCCACGGCCCACCTGCCGGTGGTGATCGTCACCGCCCTCGACCAGCCCGCCGACCGTCTGCGGGGGCTGGATGCGGGGGCCGACGACTTCCTGACCAAGCCGATCGACGACACCGCGCTGATGACGCGGGTGCGCAGCCTCGTGCGGCTGAAGGCGGTGACCGACGAGCTGCGCTCGCGCGCCCTAGCGACACGCGAAATCGGTGGTCCCGATCCCTTGATTCTCGCCGCCGCGGATACCGGCGAGGGCGCGCGCATCCTCCTCGTGGAGGACCGTCCGAGCGCCATCGACCGCATCGGCATGGCCCTGTCCCAGCACCATCAGGTCACCGTGGAGTGCGATCCCCACCGCGCCCTGGTTCAGGCGCCGGAAGGCGGGTTCGACCTCGCCCTGGTGAGCCTCGACCTCGAAGGATTTGATGGCCTGCGCCTGTGCAGCCAGATCCGCTCGCTGGAGCGGACCCGCAACATGGCGCTGATCATGATCGGCGAGATGCACGAGCGGGCCCGCATCACCCGCGGCCTCGATTTCGGCGTCAACGACTACCTGCTGCGTCCGGTCGACCGCAACGAGCTGATCGCGCGGGTGCGCACCCAGGTGCGGCGGCTGCGCTTCTCGGAGACCCTGCGCGGGGCGCTCCAGGCCTCGATGGAACTCGCGATCACCGACGACCTGACCGGCCTGCACAACCGGCGCTACCTCGACCGGCATCTCGGCCCGGTCTTCGGCGAGGCGGCGCTGCAGCAGAAGGGTCTCGCCTGCCTGCTTCTCGACATCGACCGCTTCAAGTCCATCAACGACACCTACGGACACGAGGCCGGGGACGAGGTGCTGCGCGCTTTCGCCGACCGCATCCGCCAATACGTGCGGCCGATGGACATTCTCGCCCGCTACGGCGGCGAGGAGATCGTGATGGTCGTGCCGGGCGCGGAACTGCCCGATGCCCGCGCCATCGCCGAGCGCATCCGCGAGCGGATCGAGGCCACGCCCTTCGCCATCGAGGGCGGGACGCGCGATATCGGGGTCACCGTCTCGGTCGGTGTCTCGGTGCGGCGCCCGACCGATTCAAGCCCGGCCGACCTGCTCAAGCGCGCCGACACCGCCCTCTACCGCGCCAAGTCCTCCGGCCGGAACCGGGTCGAGGCGGCAGCGGCCTAG
- a CDS encoding Rrf2 family transcriptional regulator: MRLTRYTDYALRTLIYIGLREPRQSSIAEIARAYGISESHLTKVVHQLGRLGLIQTIRGRGGGLRLAKPPAEIVVGAVVRATEDDLALVECFAAGSCAITAPCRLRRVLGEALAAFLAVLDGYTLADLLGGAEGDEIARLLGLTPPAGATGMPLPAREGA; encoded by the coding sequence ATGCGCCTGACCCGCTACACGGACTACGCTCTGCGGACGCTGATCTATATCGGCTTGCGCGAACCGCGGCAGAGTTCGATCGCCGAGATCGCCCGGGCCTACGGGATCTCCGAGAGCCATCTCACGAAGGTGGTGCATCAGCTCGGCCGGCTCGGCTTGATTCAGACGATCCGAGGGCGGGGCGGCGGCCTGCGCCTCGCCAAGCCGCCGGCCGAGATCGTGGTCGGCGCGGTGGTTCGGGCGACCGAGGACGACCTCGCGCTGGTCGAGTGCTTCGCCGCGGGCTCCTGTGCCATCACCGCGCCCTGCCGCCTGCGGCGGGTCCTGGGTGAGGCCCTGGCGGCTTTCCTGGCGGTGCTGGACGGCTACACCCTGGCCGACCTTCTCGGCGGGGCGGAGGGCGACGAGATCGCGCGGCTCCTCGGTCTCACTCCGCCGGCTGGCGCGACCGGAATGCCGCTTCCCGCGCGCGAAGGCGCCTGA
- the hmpA gene encoding NO-inducible flavohemoprotein has protein sequence MPASLSPQTVAVVKATVPALETHGLAITRRMYERLFENADIRDLFNQSHHGETGSQPKALALAVLAYARNIDNLGVLTGAVERIAQKHVALNILPEHYPFVADALLAAILDVLGEAATPEILAAWGEAYWFLAELLIGREATIYRDQAAKAGGWNGWRDFVVESVKSESETIRSFVLVPADGGQVLRHEPGQYLGFLVDLPGRGVLKRNYSISCAPNARAYRITVKREDDADRPAGLVSNWLHAEARPGTVLKVAAPAGDFFLDRRSAEPVVLVSGGVGLTPMVSMLESIAAEAPARPAWFVHGALNGRVHAMGAHVRGLVANRENLSARTFYAEPDPQDRPGEHYDEAGLITTDWLMANTPSERATYYLCGPKPFLAALSSGLTRAGVPAERVRFEFFGPADELLDEAPKQAA, from the coding sequence ATGCCCGCATCGCTCTCGCCCCAAACCGTCGCCGTCGTCAAAGCCACCGTCCCGGCCCTTGAGACCCACGGGCTCGCCATCACGCGGCGCATGTACGAGCGCCTGTTCGAGAACGCCGACATCCGCGACCTCTTCAATCAGTCGCATCATGGCGAGACCGGGTCGCAGCCGAAAGCGCTCGCCCTCGCTGTTCTGGCCTATGCCCGCAACATCGACAATCTCGGCGTGCTGACGGGCGCCGTCGAGCGCATCGCCCAGAAGCATGTCGCGCTCAACATCCTGCCGGAGCACTATCCCTTCGTGGCCGACGCCCTGCTCGCGGCGATCCTTGACGTGCTGGGCGAAGCGGCAACGCCCGAGATCCTCGCAGCCTGGGGCGAGGCCTACTGGTTCCTCGCGGAACTGCTGATCGGCCGTGAGGCAACCATCTACCGGGATCAGGCGGCCAAGGCCGGCGGCTGGAACGGATGGCGCGATTTCGTCGTCGAGAGCGTCAAATCCGAGAGCGAGACGATCCGCTCGTTCGTCCTGGTCCCGGCCGATGGCGGCCAAGTGCTGCGACACGAGCCGGGACAGTATCTCGGCTTTCTCGTCGACCTCCCGGGCCGGGGCGTGCTGAAGCGGAATTACTCGATCTCCTGCGCCCCGAACGCGCGCGCCTACCGCATCACCGTCAAGCGGGAGGATGACGCGGACCGACCGGCCGGCCTCGTCTCGAACTGGCTCCACGCGGAGGCACGGCCCGGGACGGTGCTGAAGGTCGCCGCCCCGGCGGGCGACTTCTTCCTTGACCGCCGAAGTGCCGAGCCGGTGGTCCTCGTCAGCGGCGGCGTCGGCCTGACCCCGATGGTCAGCATGCTGGAGAGCATCGCGGCCGAAGCGCCCGCCCGTCCGGCCTGGTTCGTCCACGGCGCCCTGAACGGGCGGGTCCACGCCATGGGAGCGCATGTGCGCGGTCTCGTCGCGAACCGGGAGAACCTGTCGGCCCGCACCTTCTACGCGGAGCCGGATCCTCAGGATCGGCCCGGCGAGCACTACGACGAGGCGGGGCTGATCACGACGGATTGGCTGATGGCGAACACGCCCTCGGAGCGGGCGACTTACTACCTGTGTGGCCCCAAGCCGTTCCTGGCCGCGCTGTCGAGCGGGCTGACGCGCGCCGGCGTACCGGCGGAGCGGGTCCGGTTCGAGTTCTTCGGCCCGGCCGACGAGCTTCTGGACGAGGCGCCGAAGCAGGCGGCCTGA
- the cysK gene encoding cysteine synthase A, producing the protein MTDTSTPVRKPGHGRVYGSITETIGNTPLVRLNRLTKERGVDAEILLKLEFFNPISSVKDRIGVNMIDALEASGRLKPGGTLVEPTSGNTGIALAFVAAARGYRLILVMPETMSLERRKMLAFLGAQLELTPGPQGMKGAIARAEELLREIDGAVMPQQFSNPANPEIHRKTTAEEIWNDTQGQLDAFVAGVGTGGTVTGVGEVLKPRLPGLKVFAVEPVDSPVISGGQPGPHKIQGIGAGFIPENLHTDVLDGVLKVSNQQAIDTARDLAKFEGIPGGISTGGNVAAALELAGRPEFQGKRIVTVACSFAERYISSVLFEGIG; encoded by the coding sequence ATGACAGACACCTCAACCCCGGTTCGGAAACCCGGACACGGCCGCGTCTACGGCTCGATCACCGAGACCATCGGCAACACGCCGCTCGTGCGCCTCAACCGGCTCACCAAGGAGCGGGGCGTTGATGCCGAGATCCTGCTCAAGCTCGAATTCTTCAATCCGATCTCGAGCGTGAAGGACCGCATCGGCGTCAACATGATCGACGCGCTCGAAGCCTCCGGCCGGCTCAAGCCCGGCGGCACGCTGGTCGAGCCGACCTCGGGCAATACCGGCATCGCGCTGGCCTTCGTGGCCGCCGCACGCGGCTACCGCCTGATCCTGGTCATGCCGGAGACGATGTCGCTGGAGCGGCGCAAGATGCTCGCCTTCCTCGGCGCGCAGCTCGAGCTGACCCCCGGGCCGCAGGGCATGAAGGGCGCCATCGCCCGCGCCGAGGAGCTGCTGCGCGAGATCGACGGCGCGGTGATGCCGCAGCAATTCTCGAACCCGGCGAATCCCGAGATCCACCGCAAGACGACCGCGGAGGAGATTTGGAACGACACGCAGGGCCAGCTCGATGCCTTCGTGGCGGGTGTCGGCACCGGCGGCACGGTGACCGGCGTCGGCGAGGTGCTCAAGCCCCGTCTGCCCGGCCTCAAGGTGTTCGCGGTGGAGCCGGTGGACAGCCCCGTGATCTCCGGCGGCCAGCCCGGCCCGCACAAGATCCAGGGCATCGGCGCCGGCTTCATTCCCGAGAACCTGCACACCGACGTCCTCGACGGCGTGCTCAAGGTCTCGAACCAGCAGGCGATCGACACGGCGCGGGATCTCGCCAAGTTCGAGGGCATTCCCGGCGGCATCTCGACCGGCGGCAACGTCGCCGCGGCGCTGGAACTGGCGGGCCGTCCCGAGTTCCAGGGCAAGCGCATCGTCACCGTCGCCTGCTCGTTCGCCGAGCGCTACATCTCCTCGGTCCTGTTCGAGGGCATCGGCTAA
- a CDS encoding META domain-containing protein, which translates to MNRMLTAALACAVAAFAAAPATAQMSMGGNPSGFGAGKQPEKKPQYVPGTKPQEKIFPLGSMWTAVSMNGKPFTGADRPSFIIDTQYRARGYGGCNTFTATAFPLREQHLAVGPLALTKKTCEKGLAASEQAFLIALRTAGKWDLDGSQLVIRSPNGELRFDRAL; encoded by the coding sequence ATGAACAGGATGCTGACCGCCGCGCTGGCCTGCGCGGTTGCCGCGTTCGCGGCCGCGCCGGCCACGGCGCAGATGAGCATGGGCGGCAATCCGTCCGGCTTCGGCGCCGGCAAGCAGCCGGAGAAGAAGCCGCAATACGTCCCCGGGACCAAGCCGCAGGAGAAGATCTTTCCCCTCGGCTCGATGTGGACCGCGGTCAGCATGAACGGCAAGCCGTTCACCGGTGCCGACCGTCCGAGCTTCATCATCGACACGCAGTACCGCGCGCGCGGCTACGGCGGCTGCAATACCTTCACCGCCACGGCCTTCCCGCTGCGCGAGCAGCACCTCGCCGTCGGTCCCTTGGCGCTCACCAAGAAGACCTGCGAGAAGGGGCTGGCCGCGTCCGAGCAGGCCTTCCTCATCGCCCTGCGCACGGCGGGCAAATGGGATCTCGACGGATCGCAACTCGTGATCCGCAGCCCGAACGGCGAACTGCGCTTCGATCGCGCGCTGTAG
- a CDS encoding XRE family transcriptional regulator — protein sequence MTAAQSRGARGLLGWSEAELARRSGLDEGFVKSFEAGTGDPASGQVEALRSALMQGGIVFTNGATPGVRLSEEQRGGNEGTRVDQLTTENDR from the coding sequence ATGACGGCGGCCCAGAGCCGGGGTGCCCGCGGCCTGCTCGGCTGGTCGGAGGCGGAACTGGCCCGGCGCTCGGGACTGGACGAAGGCTTCGTGAAGAGTTTCGAGGCCGGCACGGGCGATCCCGCCTCCGGCCAGGTCGAGGCCCTGCGCAGCGCCCTGATGCAGGGCGGCATCGTCTTCACCAACGGTGCGACGCCGGGCGTGCGGCTCTCGGAGGAGCAGCGCGGCGGCAACGAGGGGACACGGGTGGATCAGCTCACCACCGAGAACGACCGCTGA
- a CDS encoding NAD(P)/FAD-dependent oxidoreductase, whose protein sequence is MSGPIETIVVVGAGQAGFQAAASLREAGFSGRLTLVGEEAALPYQRPPLSKAYLAGKTDARGLLLRQESFFAEHRIDHLSGTRVTAIDRAERGLRLSDGGRLAYGHLVLATGTRNRALPVPGAELTGVRQLRSLDDADALRAAIADIRRIVVVGAGFIGLEFAAVCAARGLSVTVIEAAERVMARAVSPETSEVFRAFHEEAGVTFLFGAGVTAIEGEGGRVAAVRAADGQSLAADLVVVGIGVVPNQELAAEAGLTVRDGIEVDAFLATSDPAISAIGDCVRFPSRFAAGMPGGDRVRIESVQNAVDQGRCLAARLTGRPAAYDAVPWFWSDQGPHKLQIAGLAAPTDASVLRRAGAGVSVFRFRDGALSAVESVDRPADHMAARRLLAASKVLTPEQAADPSFDLKALATG, encoded by the coding sequence ATGAGCGGGCCGATCGAGACGATCGTCGTCGTCGGAGCGGGGCAGGCCGGCTTCCAGGCCGCCGCCTCGCTGCGGGAGGCGGGCTTTTCCGGACGCCTGACCCTGGTCGGCGAAGAGGCCGCGCTTCCCTACCAGCGCCCGCCACTCTCGAAGGCCTACCTCGCCGGCAAGACCGACGCCCGCGGCCTGCTGCTGCGGCAGGAGAGCTTTTTCGCCGAACACCGCATCGATCATCTTTCCGGGACGCGGGTGACGGCCATCGACCGGGCGGAGCGCGGCCTTCGTCTCTCGGATGGCGGGCGCCTCGCCTACGGCCACCTCGTCCTCGCGACGGGCACACGCAACCGGGCGCTGCCGGTGCCAGGGGCCGAGCTGACGGGCGTGCGCCAGCTCCGATCCCTCGACGACGCCGATGCCCTGCGGGCCGCGATCGCCGACATCCGCCGGATCGTCGTCGTGGGCGCCGGATTCATCGGCCTCGAATTCGCGGCCGTCTGCGCCGCCCGCGGCCTCTCCGTCACGGTGATCGAGGCGGCCGAGCGGGTGATGGCGCGGGCGGTCTCGCCGGAGACCTCGGAAGTGTTCCGTGCCTTCCATGAGGAGGCCGGCGTCACGTTCCTGTTCGGGGCGGGCGTCACCGCCATCGAGGGGGAGGGGGGACGGGTCGCCGCCGTGCGGGCAGCCGACGGGCAGAGCCTGGCCGCCGACCTCGTCGTCGTCGGCATCGGCGTGGTGCCGAACCAGGAGCTAGCGGCGGAGGCCGGGCTGACGGTGCGCGACGGCATCGAGGTCGACGCCTTCCTGGCGACCAGCGATCCGGCGATCTCCGCCATCGGTGATTGCGTCCGTTTTCCGAGCCGCTTCGCCGCGGGAATGCCCGGCGGCGACCGGGTGCGGATCGAATCGGTCCAGAACGCGGTGGATCAGGGTCGCTGCCTCGCCGCCCGGCTCACCGGACGGCCCGCCGCCTACGACGCGGTGCCGTGGTTCTGGAGCGATCAGGGGCCGCACAAGCTGCAGATCGCCGGACTCGCCGCGCCGACGGATGCCAGCGTCCTGCGCCGGGCCGGGGCCGGCGTCTCGGTGTTCCGCTTCCGCGACGGCGCGCTCAGCGCCGTCGAGTCGGTGGATCGCCCCGCCGACCACATGGCCGCCCGGCGCCTGCTGGCCGCGTCCAAGGTGCTGACGCCGGAGCAGGCCGCCGATCCGTCCTTCGACCTCAAGGCCCTGGCCACGGGGTGA
- a CDS encoding LysR family transcriptional regulator, giving the protein MRNLSLKQLQAVAAVARLGTMTRAAQELNVTSAALYARIRQLEEEAGLLLFDRTPTGLKPTDAGREMLWAINSINTVLETCTDRLRTLKGGGGGRVGLGVVSTAKYFAPQVIAGFMESHPKVEISLTVGNRQDTIEALRNYDIDFAIMGRPPRDFAIEAEMFGPHPLVLIAAPDHPMAGRRGLTRADLAEESFLVREEGSGTRSVFEEFMSGVMIRRAKLGIDSGSNETLKQAVMAGLGIALLSGHSVAAELASGRLILLDVEGLPIRRDWYIVRRADKVLGPASDAFWDYLAQEGRRFLPTIPGGFFAEGAPPAPKAIRSPAEAGE; this is encoded by the coding sequence CGCCGCGCTCTACGCCCGCATCCGCCAGCTTGAGGAGGAGGCGGGCCTCCTCCTGTTCGACCGTACGCCGACCGGCCTCAAGCCGACCGATGCCGGCCGCGAGATGCTGTGGGCGATCAACAGCATCAACACCGTGCTGGAAACCTGCACCGACCGCTTGCGCACCCTGAAGGGCGGCGGCGGCGGCCGGGTCGGCCTCGGCGTCGTCTCGACGGCGAAGTACTTCGCACCGCAGGTGATCGCGGGCTTCATGGAGAGCCACCCGAAGGTCGAGATCTCGCTGACCGTCGGCAACCGGCAGGACACGATCGAGGCGCTGCGCAACTACGACATCGATTTCGCCATCATGGGCCGCCCGCCGCGGGACTTCGCCATCGAGGCGGAGATGTTCGGGCCCCATCCGCTGGTGCTGATCGCCGCTCCCGACCACCCGATGGCCGGGCGGCGCGGCCTCACCCGCGCGGATCTGGCGGAGGAATCCTTCCTCGTGCGCGAGGAAGGCTCGGGCACCCGCTCGGTGTTCGAGGAATTCATGAGCGGCGTGATGATCCGCCGGGCCAAGCTCGGGATCGACTCGGGCTCGAACGAGACGCTGAAGCAGGCGGTGATGGCAGGGCTCGGGATCGCGCTGCTGTCGGGCCACTCGGTCGCGGCGGAATTGGCGAGCGGGCGCCTCATCCTCCTCGACGTGGAGGGCCTTCCGATCCGGCGCGACTGGTATATCGTGCGCCGCGCCGACAAAGTGCTCGGCCCGGCCTCCGACGCGTTCTGGGACTATCTAGCGCAGGAGGGACGCCGCTTCCTGCCGACCATTCCTGGTGGCTTTTTCGCGGAGGGGGCGCCCCCGGCGCCCAAGGCCATCCGTAGTCCGGCCGAGGCGGGCGAATGA